The Lampris incognitus isolate fLamInc1 chromosome 17, fLamInc1.hap2, whole genome shotgun sequence genome contains a region encoding:
- the fra10ac1 gene encoding protein FRA10AC1: MDNLVKVHGGGGGYDSDFSDEDGQGEFSQKGLKRKREDEILQKPFKKRKESQVAHRSFHSDEVDREEARNRRAHLISMNAFERHKKFVSDYILYYGGKLADFKRSTTKDKTDLDVVRENHRFLWREEDEEDMTWEKELAKRYYDKLFKEYCIADLSRYKENKFGFRWRIENEVVSGKGLCPECSFKLNYHHKRREVKVKKRGSRPEEDQKPLRKSNKRRAKSSSHAKKRKHKDRNKKHRDDSSTSSSDDSQNSDKDAEDRDESEDQSEADHWRGPAPAVEEKSREEEFDEYFEDMFL, translated from the exons ATGGATAACCTTGTTAAG gtgcatggaggaggaggaggctatgACTCAGACTTCAGTGATGAGGATGGACAAGGAGAGTTTTCACAGAAAGGCCTTAAAAG GAAACGTGAGGATGAAATTTTGCAGAAGCCTTTCAAGAAAAGAAAGGAGTCCCAGGTTGCCCATCGGAGTTTCCATTCTGATGAAGTCGACAG AGAGGAGGCCCGAAACAGAAGAGCCCACCTGATCTCAATGAATGCT TTTGAGCGACATAAAAAATTTGTGAGTGACTACATACTTTACTATGGAGGGAAGCTGGCCGACTTCAAACGCTCCAC AACCAAGGACAAAACAGATCTGGATGTGGTACGGGAGAACCATCGATTTCTGTGGcgggaggaggatgaagaagaCATGACATG GGAAAAGGAACTGGCCAAGAGGTATTACGACAAGCTGTTTAAAGAGTACTGCATAGCCGACCTCAGCAGATACAAGGAAAACAAG TTTGGGTTTCGATGGCGTATTGAGAATGAAGTTGTGTCTGGCAAAG GACTGTGCCCTGAATGCTCCTTCAAACTCAACTACCACCACAA GAGGAGAGAGGTGAAAGTCAAGAAGAGAGGGAGTCGTCCAGAGGAGGACCAGAAGCCGTTGCGTAAGAGTAATAAAAGAAGAGCCAAGTCGTCGTCTCACGCAAAGAAACGAAAACACAAGGACAGAAACAAGAAGCATAGAG ACGACTCCTCCACAAGCAGCTCAGACGACTCCCAGAATTCAGACAAAG ATGCCGAAGATCGGGATGAGTCAGAGGACCAGTCCGAAGCCGACCACTGGCGAGGGCCCGCCCCCGCAGTGGAAGAGAAGTCAAG